A genomic stretch from Pararhizobium sp. IMCC21322 includes:
- a CDS encoding SDR family NAD(P)-dependent oxidoreductase, which translates to MTRKIALITGGSRGLGRSAALRLADRNVDIVLTYLSNSEAAEAVVSEIQAQGGKAVALQLDTGNTSQFADFTKSLTAALAQTWQRETIDFLVNNAGIGINKPFADTSEDDFDTLMNMHFKGVYFLTQRLLSLINDGGRIVNLSTGLARFTMPGFSAYGAMKGAVEVLTRYMASELGVRRITVNTIAPGAIETDFGGGMVRDNPEINQFVASTTAMGRVGLPDDVGGAITSLLVGDNQWMTGQRIEISGGQNL; encoded by the coding sequence ATGACACGCAAAATTGCATTGATTACAGGCGGCAGTCGCGGTCTTGGGCGCAGCGCAGCTCTTCGTCTCGCCGACAGGAATGTCGACATAGTTCTGACCTATCTTTCCAACAGCGAAGCGGCAGAGGCGGTTGTCTCCGAGATTCAGGCCCAAGGCGGCAAGGCTGTTGCCTTGCAACTGGATACTGGAAACACCAGTCAATTTGCCGATTTCACCAAAAGCCTGACGGCTGCATTGGCACAGACCTGGCAACGCGAAACAATTGACTTTCTGGTCAACAATGCCGGTATCGGCATCAACAAGCCCTTTGCAGACACCAGTGAAGACGACTTCGACACTTTGATGAACATGCATTTCAAAGGGGTCTACTTCCTCACCCAGCGGCTGCTTTCCCTGATTAATGATGGCGGGCGCATTGTGAACCTATCCACGGGCCTTGCCCGATTCACCATGCCTGGTTTCTCGGCCTATGGCGCCATGAAGGGCGCGGTGGAAGTGCTGACCCGCTACATGGCAAGCGAACTTGGCGTACGCCGTATCACCGTCAATACCATTGCGCCTGGAGCCATTGAGACAGATTTTGGCGGCGGTATGGTGCGGGATAATCCTGAAATCAATCAATTTGTCGCGTCCACAACAGCCATGGGCCGCGTTGGCCTTCCAGATGATGTTGGCGGAGCCATTACCAGTCTTCTGGTGGGTGACAATCAATGGATGACCGGGCAACGCATAGAGATTTCTGGCGGCCAGAACCTCTGA